One segment of Leptospira langatensis DNA contains the following:
- a CDS encoding chemotaxis protein CheD: protein MLNKDVKIINVGIADIQSGQSPSVIRTTLGSCIGVVFYAPEKKVGAMAHIMLSKDSSGKDSAKNPFKYADTALPQLVKKMEELGCAKGEYYARLFGGASMFKGMNSSFLQNIGDLNVSVAKEFLDKEKITLLVEEVGGHEGRTISLYLDDGRILLKKGGFEKYLYKVR from the coding sequence ATGCTCAATAAGGACGTAAAAATTATTAACGTCGGTATCGCGGATATCCAAAGCGGACAGTCTCCCTCCGTGATACGCACCACTTTAGGATCTTGCATCGGGGTAGTATTCTACGCTCCCGAGAAAAAGGTCGGAGCCATGGCTCATATCATGCTCTCCAAGGACTCTTCTGGAAAAGATTCCGCAAAGAACCCTTTCAAGTACGCGGACACCGCCCTTCCCCAGCTTGTAAAAAAAATGGAAGAGTTGGGATGCGCTAAGGGAGAATACTACGCTCGTCTATTCGGAGGAGCCTCCATGTTCAAAGGAATGAACTCCAGTTTTTTACAGAACATAGGCGACTTGAACGTAAGCGTAGCGAAAGAATTTCTAGATAAAGAGAAAATAACGTTACTCGTAGAAGAAGTGGGCGGGCATGAAGGTAGAACGATAAGTCTCTACTTGGATGACGGTAGGATCCTCCTGAAAAAAGGCGGATTCGAAAAATACCTCTATAAGGTCAGGTAG
- a CDS encoding tyrosine-type recombinase/integrase, protein MIETEVPRKNKASFEKLIKVIRQRNYKKATEYTYLRYNLDFLLFANKPAEKVVTKDIEKYIDHLRKKKVSSSTIQINISSLKMFFEEVLDMNIFEDFRRPAREYKTPKVLSQKDISILLDFASESNRSHLLCALAYFGGLRVGEIIRLKWGQFDLTKRTIKVDSPIPTQNRIVLMDAELQKVLKKFEKEVGTEKSAFLFPGKYAGTHLTSRNVERLVGDLAKAAGIKAQVTLFTLRHSRAIHQLAEGKSLEDIRDFLGHKSLATTESYLPIRKNLRPQVRQKHIQDALKEIKRKYKY, encoded by the coding sequence ATGATAGAAACGGAGGTCCCGAGGAAGAATAAGGCTTCCTTCGAGAAACTGATCAAAGTTATTCGGCAGAGAAATTATAAGAAGGCTACCGAATACACGTATCTTAGATACAATCTTGACTTCCTTTTATTCGCAAACAAACCAGCGGAAAAAGTAGTTACCAAAGATATTGAGAAGTACATCGACCATCTGCGTAAGAAGAAGGTTTCTTCTTCTACCATTCAAATTAATATCAGCTCTTTGAAAATGTTCTTCGAAGAAGTATTGGATATGAATATATTCGAGGACTTCAGAAGGCCCGCAAGGGAATACAAAACTCCTAAGGTCTTAAGCCAAAAGGATATTTCTATTCTATTGGATTTTGCCTCCGAATCGAATCGGTCTCATCTTCTTTGCGCTCTCGCCTATTTCGGCGGCTTAAGAGTGGGAGAGATCATTCGTTTGAAATGGGGTCAATTCGATCTGACCAAGAGAACGATCAAAGTGGACTCCCCGATTCCCACCCAAAACCGAATTGTTTTGATGGATGCGGAATTGCAAAAAGTACTGAAGAAGTTTGAGAAGGAAGTAGGGACCGAAAAGTCCGCCTTCCTATTCCCCGGGAAATATGCAGGGACCCATCTTACTTCCAGGAACGTGGAGAGATTGGTGGGAGACTTGGCAAAGGCAGCGGGTATTAAGGCCCAAGTGACGTTATTCACTCTGCGCCATAGCCGGGCCATTCATCAATTGGCAGAAGGAAAAAGCCTCGAGGATATCAGGGATTTTCTGGGACACAAGAGCCTTGCAACCACGGAGAGTTATCTTCCGATCCGCAAGAATCTTCGACCTCAGGTGAGACAGAAGCATATCCAAGACGCTTTGAAGGAGATCAAGAGAAAGTACAAATACTGA
- a CDS encoding SDR family oxidoreductase, whose protein sequence is MNIFITGASGGLGRSLAERAYTEGNRLFLTDINEKALKNLISQHKWDKDRVAFSKLDVSSPSDWKKCMDLLYKKWARLDILMNVAGYLLPGYIYNVTTKDIDRHMDINAKGLMYGTREASVRMVAQGDGHIINIASLAGVAPIPGISLYSTSKFAVRGFSLAVAQELREKNVFVSVVCPDAIQTPMLDLQKDYEEASMTFSGNRYLKTEDVVNVIFKKVIPKKPLEVLIPGSRGFLAKVASFLPGVNALLGPSLKNKGRKKQAKYGH, encoded by the coding sequence ATGAATATTTTTATCACTGGCGCGAGCGGGGGATTGGGCAGGAGCCTGGCGGAGAGAGCTTACACGGAAGGAAATCGTCTTTTTCTTACGGATATCAATGAGAAGGCTCTGAAAAACCTGATCTCACAACATAAATGGGATAAGGATAGAGTAGCATTCTCCAAGCTGGACGTAAGTTCTCCTTCCGATTGGAAGAAGTGCATGGACCTTCTTTACAAGAAATGGGCGAGACTGGACATTCTGATGAATGTGGCCGGCTATCTTCTTCCAGGATATATCTATAATGTCACTACTAAGGACATAGATCGCCATATGGACATCAATGCGAAAGGGTTGATGTACGGCACCAGAGAGGCATCGGTCAGAATGGTGGCGCAAGGCGACGGGCATATTATAAATATTGCATCTTTAGCGGGAGTCGCTCCGATTCCTGGGATCTCATTGTATTCTACTTCTAAATTTGCGGTTCGCGGATTCTCCCTCGCGGTAGCCCAGGAATTAAGAGAAAAGAATGTATTCGTGAGCGTGGTCTGTCCGGATGCGATCCAAACCCCGATGTTAGATCTACAAAAAGATTACGAAGAAGCATCCATGACCTTTTCCGGGAATCGCTATCTCAAGACGGAAGACGTAGTGAACGTGATCTTTAAGAAAGTAATCCCTAAAAAGCCTTTAGAAGTATTGATCCCTGGATCTCGTGGATTTTTGGCAAAGGTCGCTAGCTTCTTGCCTGGAGTGAATGCGTTACTCGGTCCTTCTCTTAAGAACAAGGGAAGGAAAAAGCAGGCCAAATACGGTCACTGA
- a CDS encoding alanine racemase: MFLAKPKDNGAGYSDYFQKLNQELRSSGPGKPIVLLDLDRLDANLKVLKEKIQPPLQYRVVVKSLPSLDLLRYIVRETGSKRLMVFHSGDLIMLLGDPEFQKFDILLGKPMPVAALSDIYSKTKKENFQKVQWLSDTSSRIEQYLDFAKKKDLKLRLNLEIDIGLHRGGFADPEASLQGLELIHKNPDRLQFSGYMGYEPHVASVPVIFGDKVSAMEGSLVESLQRYSSHIELGKRKYPELFGSDLTFNGGGSKTYKFYQKHIGVVNDVSLGSALVKPTDFDVDSLEEHTPAVFIATPVLKRLEGTKIPFLESISFLFPLWDPNQELTYFIYGGAYSAKKESPKGLQDNSLFGASTNQGILNGSKATRLQPDDYVFFRPTQSEKVMAEMGEIHLLRGSKLFGIWKCFIN, encoded by the coding sequence ATCTTCTTAGCTAAACCTAAGGACAATGGAGCCGGATATTCCGACTATTTTCAAAAACTGAATCAGGAATTAAGATCTTCTGGTCCCGGAAAACCCATCGTTCTATTAGATCTGGATCGATTGGATGCGAATTTAAAGGTCTTAAAAGAAAAGATCCAACCTCCTTTGCAGTATAGGGTAGTGGTAAAATCCCTTCCATCTCTCGATCTTCTGAGATATATCGTCCGAGAAACAGGCTCTAAACGGTTGATGGTCTTTCATTCGGGAGACCTGATCATGCTTCTAGGCGATCCTGAATTCCAAAAATTTGATATACTTTTAGGAAAGCCGATGCCTGTCGCGGCACTCTCCGATATCTATTCCAAGACCAAGAAAGAAAATTTTCAAAAAGTACAATGGCTTTCGGATACTTCTTCTAGAATAGAGCAATACTTGGATTTTGCAAAGAAGAAGGATCTAAAACTAAGACTTAATTTGGAGATCGATATAGGACTTCATAGGGGAGGGTTTGCGGACCCGGAGGCTTCTCTGCAAGGATTGGAACTCATCCATAAGAATCCGGATCGTTTGCAATTCTCCGGATACATGGGCTATGAGCCACATGTCGCCTCTGTGCCGGTGATCTTCGGAGACAAGGTCTCCGCGATGGAGGGATCCCTAGTTGAATCTCTCCAGAGATACTCCTCTCATATAGAATTAGGAAAACGTAAATATCCGGAACTATTTGGATCCGATCTCACTTTCAATGGAGGGGGGAGTAAGACCTATAAGTTCTATCAAAAACACATTGGAGTTGTTAACGATGTCTCTTTAGGCTCGGCCCTGGTAAAACCCACAGACTTCGATGTGGATAGCTTAGAAGAACATACTCCTGCAGTTTTTATAGCGACTCCGGTTTTGAAAAGATTGGAAGGCACAAAGATCCCGTTCTTGGAGTCTATTTCTTTTCTATTTCCCCTTTGGGATCCGAACCAAGAGTTGACCTATTTCATTTACGGAGGAGCCTACTCCGCGAAGAAGGAATCCCCTAAGGGTTTGCAGGATAATTCCTTATTCGGCGCGAGCACGAACCAAGGGATTCTAAACGGCTCTAAGGCAACTCGGCTACAGCCGGACGATTACGTATTCTTTCGACCTACGCAAAGCGAGAAAGTGATGGCTGAGATGGGAGAGATCCATTTGTTGAGGGGAAGTAAGCTCTTCGGCATCTGGAAATGTTTTATTAATTAA
- a CDS encoding TraB/GumN family protein: MQAATVSSEPIRTIQLNGSSVTILGTAHISQKSIDAVSKIIQEEKPDIVCVELCPSRMRSVLDPDHWKKLDIFKVFKERKMWLLLSSLILSSFQKKLGHGNIRPGDEMRKAIEEGGKIGAKIAPVDREISVTLKRAWWNVGFWSRMFLFSTLLTSLLYKEEVTPEKIEEMKSDDVLKDLFSQLPNRYHSVKNVIIDERDEYLAQRIREQAVDGKKIFAVVGAGHLEGIMKNITEDKDISPLDILPKKSVWDVIRPILFPALILSLFGFVYWHGGREEGQEFLLRWILVKGTLAALGALVALAHPVSIVLAFLAAPVGNFNPIIKPGWLAALSESWLRKPLVEDFEKIGEDTESFRGYWRNNVIRIFLVFTLPQIGSSIGTFIVSKQIIEKIPHIFGSFFS; the protein is encoded by the coding sequence GTGCAAGCAGCAACCGTTTCATCCGAACCGATCCGAACCATCCAGCTCAACGGTTCCTCCGTTACTATTCTCGGGACGGCTCATATTAGCCAGAAGAGTATAGACGCAGTTTCCAAGATCATCCAAGAAGAAAAGCCGGACATAGTCTGTGTAGAGCTTTGTCCGTCCAGAATGAGATCCGTTTTGGATCCGGATCATTGGAAGAAATTGGACATCTTCAAGGTCTTCAAAGAAAGGAAGATGTGGCTTCTTCTTTCCAGCCTCATCCTTTCTTCCTTTCAAAAGAAATTGGGCCATGGGAATATCCGTCCCGGCGACGAGATGCGCAAGGCAATCGAAGAGGGCGGAAAAATAGGGGCCAAGATCGCTCCGGTCGACAGAGAGATCTCAGTCACCTTGAAACGAGCCTGGTGGAATGTGGGCTTCTGGAGCCGCATGTTCCTCTTCTCCACTCTTCTGACCTCCTTGCTCTACAAGGAAGAAGTCACTCCGGAGAAGATAGAAGAGATGAAGTCCGACGACGTGCTCAAGGATCTATTCTCTCAATTGCCGAACCGTTATCATTCCGTAAAAAATGTGATCATAGACGAAAGGGATGAATATCTCGCCCAGAGGATCCGCGAACAGGCAGTAGACGGCAAAAAGATCTTTGCAGTCGTCGGTGCCGGGCACTTAGAAGGGATCATGAAGAATATCACGGAGGATAAAGATATCTCTCCTCTGGATATCCTGCCTAAGAAAAGCGTATGGGATGTGATCCGTCCTATCTTATTCCCTGCATTGATACTCAGCCTTTTCGGTTTCGTTTATTGGCATGGAGGAAGAGAAGAGGGACAGGAGTTCCTGCTACGTTGGATACTAGTAAAAGGTACACTTGCCGCGTTAGGCGCTCTGGTCGCTCTTGCTCATCCGGTCTCTATTGTTCTCGCATTTCTGGCCGCTCCAGTAGGGAATTTCAATCCGATCATCAAGCCGGGTTGGCTCGCCGCTCTTTCCGAGTCCTGGCTTCGTAAGCCATTGGTCGAAGATTTTGAGAAGATAGGAGAGGATACCGAAAGTTTTCGTGGATATTGGAGGAATAATGTGATACGTATTTTCCTCGTGTTCACATTGCCTCAGATTGGAAGTAGTATCGGGACTTTTATCGTCTCTAAGCAGATCATAGAAAAAATCCCTCATATCTTCGGCAGCTTCTTCTCCTGA
- a CDS encoding 7TM diverse intracellular signaling domain-containing protein: protein MRKEKRSRIANVLLLGFGFLSFLLSNQELYSKENSERFPLTKEMNGVSLLPYLSVYKDDTGKKPFFEIVKAFDRGEYKKLDQNSLGYSQAAIWVKIETENTTNKTIDWILEIDYALLDYVELYSGRGSENATNRSGDMREFGFRPIEHRNFAYSFSDKPGSVREIYFRISSSSSILLPFIVFTKGEFTEHAFLEQLFLGLYYGSMLIMVIYNLFLLFSTKDRSYLYYVLYILSYILFQFTLNGLSFQYLWRNSVLWANYSLPFSIFTALLTGAAFGRSFLNAPKYTPKTSRFYYVLFGLCGFGMFSTLFLWEYRTAIMASLILMFVTLGFLIGNGVQCLLAGRREAKYFLLAWSFFLFFTFLFGLKSFGILPNNFFTLWGIQVGSVMEVSLLSLGLADRIKGLSDQLKSRVNELGRIRNEAEESEAKYRSLFEVEEDFLFSLDQNWNILAANRSVSKHIGFKPQEVIGKNFMELIYKAGELQDAYKKLYVLEKLEELASEGKPVRFLGEFLQKYLREPKELQIQFQVLEYEGQREILGRAYEPDQDLMSRYVDDEKTVYSANNYLQNAELLSQRMTTNLYRFTDPGTITAIRNCLREMIINAIEHGNLNISFEEKTRAMTDGSYFRFVQERQKDPYYKSKKVKVEYSLSRDRLGVRITDEGKGFNHARLMKNSMEKLNSEGITHGRGLTLTLSTFDLVKFNSPGNQVTLIKYF from the coding sequence ATGCGGAAAGAAAAACGTTCTCGGATCGCAAATGTTTTGCTTTTAGGATTCGGTTTTCTTTCCTTCCTTCTATCTAACCAAGAACTTTATTCTAAAGAGAATTCGGAACGATTCCCCTTAACAAAGGAGATGAACGGAGTCTCTTTGCTTCCTTATCTTTCCGTATATAAGGACGATACGGGAAAGAAGCCTTTCTTTGAGATCGTAAAGGCTTTTGATAGAGGGGAATACAAGAAACTGGACCAAAACAGCTTGGGTTATTCTCAGGCCGCTATCTGGGTCAAGATCGAGACAGAAAATACCACAAACAAGACCATAGATTGGATCTTAGAGATCGACTATGCGTTGTTAGACTATGTGGAATTGTACTCCGGAAGAGGATCCGAAAACGCGACCAATCGGTCCGGAGACATGAGAGAGTTCGGATTCCGTCCTATAGAACATCGGAATTTTGCCTATTCATTCAGTGATAAACCGGGCTCGGTACGAGAGATCTATTTTAGGATCTCCAGTTCGAGTTCCATACTCCTTCCTTTTATCGTATTCACAAAGGGAGAATTCACAGAACACGCATTCTTAGAACAACTCTTTTTGGGGCTGTATTATGGGTCGATGTTGATCATGGTGATCTATAATCTTTTTCTTTTATTCTCCACAAAGGACAGAAGTTATTTATATTACGTTTTATACATATTATCGTATATACTTTTTCAGTTTACTCTGAACGGATTGTCCTTCCAGTATTTATGGAGGAATTCGGTCTTATGGGCGAATTATAGTCTTCCGTTCTCTATTTTTACCGCGCTTTTGACCGGAGCGGCCTTCGGAAGATCTTTCTTGAACGCACCCAAATACACACCTAAGACTTCTCGATTCTATTATGTTCTATTCGGTCTATGCGGGTTCGGGATGTTCTCCACGCTTTTCCTTTGGGAATACAGAACCGCGATCATGGCGAGTCTTATCCTGATGTTTGTGACTCTCGGATTTCTGATCGGGAATGGGGTCCAATGTTTGCTTGCCGGGAGAAGAGAAGCAAAATACTTCCTACTCGCCTGGTCCTTCTTCTTATTCTTTACCTTCTTGTTCGGATTGAAATCTTTCGGGATCTTGCCTAATAATTTCTTCACACTTTGGGGGATCCAAGTCGGTTCTGTAATGGAAGTAAGCCTACTTTCCCTAGGGTTGGCAGATCGGATCAAAGGACTCTCGGATCAACTTAAGTCCAGAGTAAATGAGCTAGGCAGAATACGTAACGAGGCAGAGGAATCGGAGGCAAAATACAGAAGTCTTTTCGAAGTAGAAGAGGACTTTCTCTTTTCCTTGGATCAGAACTGGAACATACTCGCAGCCAATCGATCCGTGTCTAAGCATATCGGCTTTAAACCGCAAGAAGTCATAGGGAAGAACTTTATGGAGCTCATCTACAAGGCGGGTGAACTCCAAGATGCATACAAGAAATTGTATGTCTTGGAGAAGTTGGAAGAGCTTGCCTCGGAAGGGAAGCCTGTCCGTTTTCTAGGGGAGTTTTTACAGAAGTATCTAAGAGAGCCGAAGGAATTACAGATCCAATTCCAAGTATTGGAGTATGAGGGCCAAAGAGAGATCCTAGGAAGGGCGTATGAGCCGGATCAGGATTTAATGTCCAGATACGTGGATGACGAGAAGACAGTCTATTCCGCGAATAATTACCTGCAAAATGCCGAACTCTTAAGCCAAAGAATGACTACGAATCTATATAGATTCACCGATCCAGGGACCATTACTGCAATCCGAAACTGCCTGAGAGAAATGATCATCAATGCGATCGAACATGGGAACCTGAATATCAGTTTTGAGGAAAAGACCAGGGCAATGACGGATGGAAGTTATTTCAGATTCGTCCAGGAAAGACAGAAGGATCCGTATTATAAATCCAAAAAAGTAAAAGTAGAATATTCCCTGTCCCGGGACAGACTGGGAGTTCGGATCACTGATGAGGGAAAGGGATTCAACCATGCCAGACTCATGAAAAACAGCATGGAGAAATTGAATTCGGAAGGGATCACTCATGGAAGGGGATTAACCCTTACCCTATCCACATTCGATCTGGTAAAATTCAATAGTCCCGGAAATCAGGTCACGTTAATTAAGTATTTTTAA
- a CDS encoding trimeric intracellular cation channel family protein: protein MDLAYYFNLAGVTVFAVSGALAAAEKKTHHNDAFSVFFTGFITAIGGGTLRDITLGNYPVSWVSDSNVLWAIFIGFVITIVFPRYLLKMKTGIFLFDTIGIGIYTVIGTRISLLAGVNPFAAAILGMISAVFGGVIRDTLINEVPMIFRKEIYATACLVGAVLYILLERLEVNVEINTAVSAFAVILARIIAVRFNLSLPKFRLPE from the coding sequence TTGGATCTGGCATACTATTTCAATTTAGCGGGGGTCACAGTCTTCGCAGTATCCGGAGCACTCGCTGCCGCAGAAAAGAAAACCCATCATAACGACGCATTCAGCGTATTCTTTACTGGATTCATCACCGCTATCGGAGGCGGGACGCTACGGGATATTACCTTGGGGAATTATCCTGTCTCTTGGGTATCCGATTCCAATGTGCTTTGGGCGATCTTCATTGGATTCGTGATCACCATCGTGTTCCCAAGATACTTATTAAAAATGAAGACCGGTATTTTTCTATTCGATACGATCGGAATAGGGATCTATACGGTGATCGGAACGAGGATCTCTTTACTAGCGGGAGTGAATCCGTTTGCGGCTGCAATCTTAGGGATGATCTCGGCCGTATTCGGAGGAGTGATCCGAGATACTCTGATCAACGAAGTCCCTATGATCTTTAGAAAGGAGATCTATGCAACCGCTTGTCTTGTGGGAGCGGTCCTGTATATTCTCTTGGAAAGACTAGAAGTCAACGTAGAGATCAATACGGCAGTTTCTGCATTTGCAGTCATACTCGCTCGGATCATCGCAGTAAGATTTAATCTTTCCCTGCCGAAATTCCGTTTGCCCGAATAG
- a CDS encoding HDOD domain-containing protein — MKEKIDQLFQNEAQLPKMSSVVSKVMEMASKPDVVIADLAKEISKDPGLTAAVIKLSNSAYFRPSKPVKTVQESLMTLGIKTVREIILLNETKGILKKELKGYQVDGEANWLHSLIVAELAMRIAVQKKLKIDKDVVFTAGLLHNIGKVILSEFFPTVLMQFRTELQNYEGLYTELEAKFFGYTHQEAGAKLLTKWNFPEELIEVAKFYTEPEKAVHFPELVSVVHIANCIVLVGGMGIDIGGLRIPLSPKALQITGVTEGDLQMYYTLLPEMAKHIEELISV; from the coding sequence ATGAAAGAAAAGATAGACCAACTTTTTCAGAACGAAGCCCAACTCCCCAAAATGTCCTCCGTGGTCAGCAAAGTCATGGAAATGGCAAGCAAACCGGATGTGGTGATCGCGGACCTGGCAAAGGAAATCTCCAAGGATCCTGGCCTTACTGCGGCTGTGATCAAGCTTTCCAACTCGGCATACTTCCGTCCTTCCAAACCGGTAAAGACAGTGCAAGAATCCCTCATGACCCTTGGGATCAAGACTGTGAGGGAGATCATTCTTTTAAACGAGACCAAGGGTATCCTCAAGAAAGAACTCAAAGGATACCAAGTGGACGGCGAAGCGAATTGGTTGCATTCCTTGATCGTCGCAGAACTTGCGATGAGGATCGCTGTTCAGAAAAAACTGAAGATAGATAAGGACGTTGTTTTTACCGCAGGACTCTTGCATAATATTGGCAAGGTCATCCTTTCCGAATTCTTCCCGACCGTGCTTATGCAATTTAGGACCGAGTTGCAAAACTACGAAGGCCTTTATACGGAACTGGAAGCGAAATTCTTCGGTTATACTCACCAAGAGGCAGGCGCTAAACTTCTGACGAAATGGAACTTCCCTGAAGAACTGATCGAAGTCGCAAAATTCTATACGGAGCCTGAAAAGGCTGTGCATTTCCCTGAATTAGTTTCCGTGGTGCATATCGCGAATTGCATCGTGTTAGTCGGTGGAATGGGAATTGACATAGGAGGTTTACGAATTCCACTTTCTCCTAAAGCCTTACAGATCACGGGCGTGACGGAGGGAGACTTACAGATGTATTATACTCTTCTGCCCGAAATGGCTAAGCATATAGAAGAGCTAATCTCAGTTTGA
- a CDS encoding MFS transporter, which translates to MNIRAIAGYASAEMGITAVETMAQIYLLEFYVSIIGLKPSLFGLAMLIAILWDAISDPIMGFISDRTSFTTGRRRAYIIVGGLLLGIAVYFLFTPPALESQTAKFIYLLSLYFLTNTFMTIIAVPHIALGGELTSRTDERNQVFGWRLFFANLGLLAGLLLPALWVGAGADLFESRSSSALVVGELLIFVSLLSYVSTKGKDKPLEKWKKDPDHIVSGGFSAFLQSTRSIWKNRFFRPLLFAFIVATFARTLNSSIGLLYYKQRLLLEDSKVVTRILLPFVFFLILSIPLWIYLANHFGKKWPAFWGSFLLGVMTVFLYPNLPPGSYEAPLIAAFFGGIFAGSILLFDSLVADIVDYDELLSGEKREGAYFGFWKMATKIVRAIGFACIGFLLEAIGYKEGSAIQDPELGHNLTILFGPVVGCFFIAGSLIFSRLQLTSETYKRIQDLLVRKRSIRKKANAGVSAG; encoded by the coding sequence ATGAATATAAGAGCGATTGCAGGTTATGCTTCTGCGGAGATGGGGATTACGGCTGTGGAAACTATGGCCCAGATCTATCTTCTGGAATTTTACGTTTCCATAATAGGGCTCAAGCCTTCCTTGTTCGGGTTGGCCATGCTCATTGCGATTCTGTGGGATGCGATCAGCGATCCGATCATGGGATTCATTTCGGATCGAACTTCTTTCACGACGGGGAGAAGAAGGGCCTATATTATAGTAGGAGGGCTGCTCCTCGGGATCGCAGTCTATTTTCTTTTCACCCCTCCAGCTTTAGAATCACAAACGGCTAAGTTTATTTATCTTCTCTCCTTATATTTTTTAACGAATACTTTCATGACGATCATCGCAGTGCCGCATATCGCGTTAGGAGGGGAGCTTACATCCCGGACCGACGAGAGGAATCAGGTCTTCGGATGGAGACTATTCTTTGCGAATCTAGGACTTTTGGCTGGATTGCTCTTACCTGCACTATGGGTGGGAGCAGGAGCGGATCTATTCGAATCCAGAAGTTCTTCCGCCTTGGTAGTGGGAGAACTTCTTATCTTTGTGTCTCTTCTTTCGTACGTTTCCACAAAAGGAAAGGATAAACCCTTGGAAAAATGGAAGAAGGACCCGGATCATATCGTTTCCGGTGGCTTTTCTGCCTTCCTTCAATCCACTCGCTCTATCTGGAAGAATAGGTTCTTTAGACCTTTGCTATTCGCATTTATCGTGGCTACATTTGCAAGGACCTTGAACTCTTCTATCGGTCTTTTATATTATAAGCAAAGATTATTATTAGAAGATTCTAAAGTAGTTACTCGTATCCTTCTTCCATTCGTGTTCTTTTTGATCCTCTCCATTCCTCTTTGGATCTATCTTGCAAATCACTTCGGCAAGAAATGGCCGGCTTTCTGGGGGAGCTTTCTCTTAGGGGTCATGACCGTTTTCTTATATCCGAATCTGCCTCCGGGATCGTATGAGGCTCCGTTGATCGCTGCATTCTTTGGAGGGATCTTTGCGGGTTCCATTCTCTTGTTCGATTCCCTTGTAGCGGATATAGTGGATTATGACGAGTTACTCTCGGGCGAAAAGAGGGAAGGTGCCTATTTCGGGTTCTGGAAAATGGCCACTAAGATCGTGAGGGCGATCGGATTCGCTTGTATCGGCTTCCTACTGGAAGCGATCGGTTATAAAGAAGGCTCCGCAATCCAGGATCCGGAGCTGGGCCATAATCTTACGATCCTATTCGGGCCGGTGGTGGGATGTTTCTTTATTGCAGGATCCTTAATATTCTCCAGATTGCAATTAACATCCGAGACCTATAAAAGGATACAGGATCTTTTGGTACGCAAACGTAGCATTCGCAAGAAGGCGAATGCCGGCGTTTCCGCCGGCTGA
- a CDS encoding shikimate kinase has translation MKNIALIGPRGVGKSKISRKLSKLTGKPVLSTDMIAVYLTGGLSIPDFVKSHSGNWKPFRDLEYEILEKIASAQNLILDCGGGILFDQDDSGKEIVSERKVRILRENSFVISLSRKSEYLIEKIQNDPTRPPLSSVLSYKTILESRLPQYRAHSDIQIALDDRSVEEVCEEILRRSGWA, from the coding sequence TTGAAAAATATCGCCCTGATCGGTCCCAGAGGGGTCGGAAAGTCCAAAATCTCTCGCAAGCTATCCAAGCTCACAGGAAAGCCGGTCCTATCTACGGATATGATCGCGGTCTATCTCACAGGCGGCCTTTCCATTCCTGATTTCGTAAAGTCCCATTCCGGGAACTGGAAGCCGTTTCGGGATCTGGAATATGAGATCCTGGAAAAAATTGCTTCGGCTCAAAACCTGATCTTGGATTGCGGAGGCGGGATCCTATTCGATCAAGACGATTCCGGAAAAGAGATCGTAAGCGAGAGAAAGGTCCGTATCTTAAGAGAGAATTCGTTTGTGATCTCTCTCTCCAGAAAATCGGAATACTTGATCGAAAAGATCCAGAACGATCCGACCAGACCTCCTTTAAGTTCTGTCTTATCGTACAAAACAATTTTGGAATCCAGACTACCTCAGTATAGAGCGCATTCAGACATTCAAATTGCCTTGGATGACCGCAGCGTAGAGGAAGTCTGCGAGGAAATACTACGCAGATCCGGCTGGGCCTAA